A stretch of bacterium DNA encodes these proteins:
- a CDS encoding SWIB/MDM2 domain-containing protein has product MAEVKGLAKPVKLKKDLADFLGASELPRTEITKKLWDYIKKNKLQTKTKNGKPENAGKFIVADAKLVSIFRNTKTKSKSGKVTDLTNIKEGQTIDMMEMASVVGANIE; this is encoded by the coding sequence ATGGCAGAAGTAAAAGGATTGGCAAAACCGGTAAAATTAAAAAAAGACCTGGCGGATTTTCTGGGGGCAAGTGAACTTCCAAGAACGGAGATAACAAAAAAACTGTGGGATTACATTAAAAAAAATAAGCTCCAGACAAAAACAAAAAACGGAAAGCCCGAAAACGCGGGAAAATTTATCGTGGCTGACGCCAAACTGGTATCTATCTTCAGGAACACCAAAACCAAAAGCAAATCAGGAAAAGTCACAGACCTTACAAATATTAAAGAAGGCCAGACAATCGACATGATGGAGATGGCCTCGGTTGTCGGCGCGAACATAGAATAA
- the gpmI gene encoding 2,3-bisphosphoglycerate-independent phosphoglycerate mutase gives MKKPVTLIILDGWGINKKKEGNAFQLAKKPNIEGFFKNHPSTQLQASGEAVGLPGGQMGNSEVGHLNIGAGRVIWQSLSKISRSIKDGSFFKNEVLLNAFNKVKSKNTNLHIIGLLSDGGVHSHIEHLFGLLDMAKENKIEKIFIHCFLDGRDVSPTAGPGYLKQLQKKLKKLNTGKIATVMGRYYAMDRDKRWERIKKAYDAMVLGKGNKMTDAVKSVEISYKNEKTDEFVLPVIITDDKNNPTAKISDNDTVIFYNFRPDRARQITRSLTDKNFIEFERKIFPKVDFACFCEYEKDFNLPVVFPNDDIHNGLGEIISRAGLKQLRIAETEKYAHVTFFFNGGREQIYKGEDRCLIPSPKIPTYDMKPEMSAYEVTNEVVKRIESGIYDFIVLNYANLDMVGHTGDLNAAVKAVEAVDTCVGKTINAVLKMEGIALLTADHGNAEQMIDYETSEIYTAHTTNPVPLIIIGAGNLKLKPGILADIAPTILKFFHIEKPEEMAGKCLAEK, from the coding sequence TTGAAAAAACCGGTCACGCTTATAATTCTGGACGGATGGGGAATAAACAAAAAGAAAGAAGGCAACGCCTTCCAGCTCGCGAAAAAACCGAATATCGAGGGATTTTTTAAAAATCATCCCTCTACACAGCTCCAGGCGTCGGGTGAAGCAGTCGGGCTCCCTGGAGGGCAAATGGGAAATTCAGAAGTCGGCCATCTGAATATCGGCGCGGGGCGCGTTATATGGCAGTCATTATCAAAAATTTCCAGGTCAATTAAAGACGGCAGTTTTTTCAAAAACGAAGTGTTATTAAACGCCTTTAATAAAGTTAAAAGTAAAAACACTAACCTTCACATTATAGGGCTTCTGTCAGACGGCGGCGTCCACAGCCATATCGAACATCTTTTCGGGCTCTTGGATATGGCAAAAGAAAACAAGATTGAAAAGATATTCATACATTGTTTTCTTGACGGGCGCGATGTTTCTCCAACCGCGGGACCGGGATATTTAAAACAATTACAAAAAAAACTTAAAAAGCTCAACACAGGCAAAATCGCGACGGTAATGGGGCGATACTACGCGATGGACAGGGACAAACGATGGGAAAGAATAAAAAAAGCCTATGATGCGATGGTCCTGGGTAAAGGGAATAAGATGACAGACGCGGTTAAGTCTGTAGAAATCTCATATAAAAATGAAAAAACAGATGAATTTGTTTTGCCCGTAATTATCACTGATGATAAAAACAATCCGACAGCAAAAATATCAGACAACGATACTGTTATTTTTTATAATTTCCGGCCGGACAGGGCGAGACAGATAACACGCAGTTTAACTGATAAAAATTTTATTGAATTTGAAAGGAAAATTTTCCCGAAAGTGGATTTCGCGTGTTTCTGCGAATATGAAAAAGATTTTAATCTCCCCGTCGTGTTCCCGAACGATGACATTCATAACGGGCTCGGGGAAATTATAAGCAGGGCCGGACTGAAGCAGCTTCGTATCGCGGAAACCGAAAAATACGCGCATGTCACATTTTTCTTTAACGGCGGGAGGGAACAGATTTACAAGGGTGAAGACAGGTGTCTCATCCCTTCTCCGAAAATCCCTACATACGACATGAAACCGGAAATGAGCGCTTATGAAGTTACCAATGAAGTTGTAAAAAGAATTGAAAGCGGTATTTATGATTTTATAGTTTTGAATTACGCGAATCTTGACATGGTTGGGCACACAGGCGATTTAAATGCGGCTGTAAAAGCGGTCGAAGCGGTCGATACGTGCGTTGGAAAAACTATTAACGCGGTTTTAAAAATGGAAGGTATCGCCCTTCTCACGGCCGATCATGGCAACGCCGAGCAAATGATTGATTACGAAACATCGGAAATTTATACGGCGCACACAACCAATCCCGTGCCTCTTATTATTATTGGAGCCGGCAATTTGAAATTAAAGCCCGGTATTTTGGCGGATATAGCCCCCACAATTTTAAAATTTTTTCATATTGAAAAACCGGAAGAAATGGCGGGAAAATGCCTGGCAGAAAAATAA
- a CDS encoding DUF433 domain-containing protein, with the protein MKNITRITFNPNVMGGKPCIRGLRVTVGTIVGLIAAGYSNADILKAYPYLEEEDIHEALSYAAWRVEEIDLPLVSA; encoded by the coding sequence ATGAAAAATATAACTCGTATAACATTTAATCCAAATGTAATGGGCGGTAAACCTTGTATCCGTGGATTGCGTGTAACTGTTGGAACGATTGTCGGGCTTATTGCAGCAGGATATTCTAATGCTGATATTTTAAAAGCATATCCTTATTTGGAGGAAGAGGATATTCATGAAGCGCTTTCTTATGCTGCCTGGCGTGTTGAAGAAATAGATTTACCTTTGGTGTCTGCATGA
- a CDS encoding DUF5615 family PIN-like protein has protein sequence MKLLIDMNLSPLWIEIFRQHGIQSIHWSTIGDPCAVDSIIMNWALENGYVVFTHDLDFGALLSNTRTKGPSIIQVRTQDIMPEHLSEKLINVIKQYESLLESGSIITIDENKCRVRILPF, from the coding sequence ATGAAATTGTTGATTGATATGAATCTTTCACCTTTATGGATTGAGATATTCAGACAGCATGGGATTCAATCTATTCATTGGTCCACTATCGGGGATCCATGCGCAGTTGACAGTATTATTATGAATTGGGCGCTTGAAAATGGATATGTTGTATTCACTCACGATTTAGATTTCGGCGCTTTGTTATCAAACACTCGAACTAAAGGTCCTAGTATAATTCAAGTACGTACTCAAGATATTATGCCAGAGCATTTAAGTGAAAAACTGATAAATGTAATAAAGCAATATGAATCTTTACTTGAAAGCGGTTCAATTATTACAATTGATGAAAATAAATGTAGAGTGCGTATTCTGCCTTTTTGA
- a CDS encoding type II toxin-antitoxin system HicB family antitoxin: MVKYEVIIYWSNEDQAFIAEVPELAGCAADGETYQEALANVEQIIHEWIETAKELGRPIPEPKGHLVYA; the protein is encoded by the coding sequence ATGGTTAAATACGAAGTTATAATCTATTGGAGCAATGAGGATCAGGCATTTATAGCCGAAGTTCCGGAATTAGCGGGTTGCGCGGCAGATGGCGAAACCTATCAAGAAGCACTTGCGAATGTTGAGCAAATTATACATGAGTGGATAGAGACAGCAAAAGAACTCGGCCGTCCAATTCCTGAACCCAAAGGTCATTTAGTATATGCATAA
- a CDS encoding PDDEXK nuclease domain-containing protein: MAKIIQANYNKFLGEIKERIRRAQYEALKAVNKELISLYWDIGRMIVERQNQYGWGKAVVETLASDLQAEFPGMQGYSARNIWYMRTFYIIYRENEKLQPLVAEIGWTHNLIILERCKNDFEREFYIKMAKKFGWTKNVLIHQIENKTYEKTMLNQTNFNKALPEKIQNQAKLAVKDEYTFDFLEMTEEHNEKELERALIAKINKFLVEMGGMFAFMGNQFRLEIDGEEFFIDILLYHRRLKCLVAVKVGKFIPEYVGKMQFYLAALDNTVKEKDENPSIGIIMCKEKKRTIVEYALKESKKPIGVAAYKITAKLPRELKGELPAPEEMQKLLADI; encoded by the coding sequence ATGGCGAAAATAATACAAGCTAATTACAATAAGTTTTTAGGTGAAATAAAAGAAAGAATACGCCGCGCCCAGTACGAAGCTTTAAAAGCAGTAAATAAAGAACTTATTTCCTTATACTGGGATATTGGCAGAATGATTGTGGAGCGTCAGAATCAATATGGCTGGGGTAAGGCTGTTGTGGAAACATTGGCTTCGGATCTGCAGGCAGAATTTCCGGGTATGCAGGGATATTCCGCAAGAAATATTTGGTACATGAGGACCTTTTACATTATATACCGCGAAAATGAAAAACTGCAACCACTGGTTGCAGAAATTGGATGGACACATAACCTGATTATTTTGGAACGCTGTAAAAATGACTTTGAGCGTGAATTTTATATTAAAATGGCAAAAAAATTCGGCTGGACAAAAAATGTGCTTATTCATCAAATCGAAAATAAAACCTATGAAAAAACTATGCTGAATCAGACAAATTTCAACAAAGCTCTTCCAGAGAAAATCCAAAATCAGGCAAAATTAGCGGTTAAGGATGAATATACATTTGATTTTCTTGAAATGACGGAAGAGCATAACGAAAAGGAACTTGAACGGGCATTGATAGCCAAAATCAATAAGTTTTTAGTGGAAATGGGTGGAATGTTTGCGTTTATGGGCAATCAGTTCAGGCTGGAAATTGATGGTGAGGAATTTTTTATTGATATTCTGCTGTATCATCGCAGATTAAAATGTCTGGTGGCGGTAAAAGTAGGAAAATTCATTCCCGAATACGTTGGCAAAATGCAGTTTTATCTGGCTGCTTTAGATAATACTGTAAAAGAAAAAGATGAAAATCCTTCAATAGGTATTATAATGTGTAAAGAAAAGAAACGGACCATTGTAGAATATGCCCTTAAGGAAAGCAAAAAACCAATCGGCGTAGCCGCGTATAAAATAACGGCAAAACTGCCCAGGGAACTTAAAGGTGAACTTCCCGCGCCGGAAGAAATGCAAAAGTTACTGGCTGATATTTGA